Proteins from one Acanthopagrus latus isolate v.2019 chromosome 18, fAcaLat1.1, whole genome shotgun sequence genomic window:
- the LOC119007465 gene encoding phospholipase A and acyltransferase 4-like — protein sequence MGQSQSKSNQKPKPGDLIEIFRGPYEHWAVYVGDGYVVHLTAPPGDEVPGIISDTFMSVPTEKAMVRKQKLQEAVGDSTWRINNSLDKKYKHCSPRVIVKEALMEVGKMMEYSIYSSNCEHFVNELRYGKAVSWQVLEAEQAIAATGVVAVGAIVVVAIAVVAVFIINRQTDGQTFSSTSPPV from the exons ATGGGCCAGTCACAG TCCAAGTCTAACCAGAAACCAAAGCCTGGGGACTTGATTGAGATCTTCCGAGGCCCCTATGAGCACTGGGCTGTGTATGTTGGTGATGGCTACGTTGTTCACTTGACAGCACCACCAGGCG ATGAAGTCCCAGGTATAATTTCCGACACCTTCATGTCGGTCCCGACTGAGAAGGCCATGGTGAGGaaacagaagctgcaggaggCTGTGGGAGACAGCACATGGAGAATCAACAACAGCCTGGACAAGAAGTACAAGCACTGCTCACCTCGCGTCATCGTGAAGGAGGCGCTCATGGAGGTGGGCAAGATGATGGAGTACTCCATCTACAGCTCCAACTGTGAGCACTTTGTGAATGAGCTGCGCTACGGGAAAGCTGTTTCCTGGCAG GTGCTTGAGGCAGAACAAGCCATCGCTGCAACAGGAGTTGTTGCAGTGGGCGCTATCGTTGTGGTTGCAATAGCAGTTGTTGCAGTATTCATCATAAaccgacagacagacggacagacattttcctccacctctcctcctgtctga